From the Amycolatopsis thermoflava N1165 genome, one window contains:
- a CDS encoding helix-turn-helix transcriptional regulator has protein sequence MARLSELPRRDRERSSRVNDVWRPLGLHHELRLVFRVDGVCWGAAGMVRTADFTDREVEFLTAVAPALACATRVAARAGGGPERPAIVVVTADGEVRAATAAAREWRDELDDIAPGRFTVMVRAVVSGARAAPSGTFGARVRGSRGGWILLRAARLVSDDDETAVTLERASGDALVDLLFAAYGLTPREREICREVLTGASTVDTAEALGISAHTVQDHLKVVFAKAGVRIRGESAARLRG, from the coding sequence GTGGCGCGGCTGTCCGAGCTGCCCCGGCGCGACCGTGAGCGCAGCAGCCGCGTCAACGACGTGTGGCGCCCGCTCGGACTGCACCACGAGCTGCGCCTGGTCTTCCGCGTCGACGGCGTGTGCTGGGGCGCCGCCGGAATGGTCCGCACGGCCGACTTCACCGATCGCGAGGTCGAGTTCCTCACGGCCGTCGCGCCCGCGCTGGCCTGCGCGACCCGCGTCGCCGCCCGTGCGGGCGGCGGGCCGGAGCGGCCCGCGATCGTCGTGGTCACCGCGGACGGCGAGGTCCGCGCGGCCACCGCCGCCGCGCGGGAATGGCGCGACGAACTCGACGACATCGCCCCCGGCCGGTTCACGGTCATGGTGCGGGCGGTGGTCAGCGGCGCCCGCGCCGCGCCGTCCGGCACGTTCGGCGCCCGCGTCCGCGGTTCGCGCGGCGGGTGGATCCTGCTGCGCGCCGCCCGGCTCGTCTCCGACGACGACGAAACCGCGGTGACCCTGGAGCGCGCGAGCGGCGACGCGCTGGTGGACCTGCTGTTCGCGGCTTACGGGCTCACCCCGCGCGAACGCGAGATCTGCCGCGAGGTGCTCACTGGAGCGTCCACTGTGGACACCGCGGAGGCGCTCGGGATCTCGGCGCACACGGTGCAGGACCACCTCAAGGTCGTCTTCGCCAAGGCCGGCGTGCGGATCAGGGGAGAGTCGGCGGCCCGCCTCAGGGGCTAG
- a CDS encoding SMP-30/gluconolactonase/LRE family protein: MIGSERSPVLCPAESVTTAASELGESPLWDPAGVLYWVDIPGLRLHNVTPSGSGVSVGLDVRVSAVELGPGDDLLAVTERGLAWLDPRSGRTSPVVELPLEPGARMNDAAIDPRGRCWAGSATHDHRRIGSLFCVAGRSVAVAVRGLGMSNGLDWSPDGQVLYHVDTAAGNISAWRYRPATGEVSGRRVLRHVSSRVGLPDGLTVDAEGAVWVAIWGAGQVWRLDPVSGERLMTVDVPAACPTSSVFGGPDLDVLYVTSARQDGDGGLLYRAEVGVRGIPPRRFVEGF, from the coding sequence ATGATCGGTTCCGAGCGCAGCCCGGTCCTGTGTCCGGCGGAGAGCGTGACCACCGCGGCGAGCGAACTCGGCGAGTCGCCGCTGTGGGATCCGGCGGGTGTCTTGTACTGGGTCGACATCCCCGGTCTGCGGCTGCACAACGTCACGCCGTCCGGGTCGGGGGTGTCGGTCGGGCTGGACGTCCGGGTCAGCGCGGTCGAGCTCGGCCCCGGTGACGACCTGCTGGCGGTCACCGAACGCGGCCTGGCGTGGCTCGACCCGCGCTCGGGCCGGACGTCGCCGGTCGTCGAGCTGCCGCTGGAGCCGGGCGCGCGCATGAACGACGCCGCTATCGACCCGCGCGGCCGGTGCTGGGCGGGTTCGGCCACGCACGACCACCGGCGGATCGGCTCGCTGTTCTGCGTCGCGGGGCGCAGTGTGGCGGTCGCGGTGCGGGGGCTGGGGATGTCCAACGGCCTCGACTGGTCGCCGGACGGGCAGGTGCTGTACCACGTCGACACGGCGGCCGGGAACATCTCGGCGTGGCGTTATCGCCCGGCCACCGGCGAGGTGTCGGGCCGCCGGGTGCTGCGGCACGTGTCGTCGCGGGTGGGGCTGCCGGACGGGCTGACGGTCGACGCGGAAGGCGCGGTGTGGGTGGCGATCTGGGGCGCCGGCCAGGTGTGGCGGCTGGACCCGGTGTCCGGGGAGCGCCTGATGACGGTCGACGTGCCCGCGGCGTGCCCGACGAGCTCCGTGTTCGGCGGGCCGGACCTGGACGTGCTGTACGTGACGAGCGCCCGCCAGGACGGGGACGGCGGTCTGCTGTACCGCGCGGAGGTGGGTGTGCGCGGCATCCCGCCGCGCCGGTTCGTGGAGGGTTTCTGA
- the kdgD gene encoding 5-dehydro-4-deoxyglucarate dehydratase gives MTFTPTELARRLGSGLLSFPVTHFDRELNFDEPAYRDNIARLGKYEVAGLFAAGGTGEFFSLTPSEVDRVVRAAVASAPEGTPIVAPAGQSTAAAVEFARAAERAGADGVLLFPPYLTEAPQDGLAAHVRAVCAATSLGVIVYSRANAKYTAETVAGLAESCPNLVGYKDGVGDVEAITKIHARLGDRLTYIGGLPTAETFALPYLELGVTTYSSAIFNFVPEFALAFYAAVRAERRDEVRRMLKEFVLPYVEIRNRKAGYAVSIVKAGMTATGHPAGPVRPPLTDLTPDELAALTTLIALVEPMGAVA, from the coding sequence ATGACGTTCACCCCGACCGAGCTGGCTCGGCGGCTGGGCTCCGGCCTGCTGTCGTTCCCGGTCACGCACTTCGACCGCGAGCTGAACTTCGACGAGCCCGCCTACCGCGACAACATCGCCCGGCTGGGCAAGTACGAGGTGGCCGGACTGTTCGCGGCGGGCGGGACCGGGGAGTTCTTCTCGCTCACCCCGTCCGAAGTGGACCGTGTGGTGCGGGCCGCGGTGGCGAGCGCCCCGGAGGGCACGCCGATCGTCGCCCCGGCCGGGCAGAGCACCGCGGCGGCTGTCGAGTTCGCCCGTGCCGCCGAGCGGGCCGGCGCGGACGGCGTCCTGCTGTTCCCGCCCTACCTCACCGAGGCGCCCCAGGACGGCCTCGCCGCGCACGTGCGCGCGGTCTGCGCGGCCACCTCGCTCGGCGTGATCGTCTACAGCCGGGCCAACGCGAAGTACACCGCGGAGACCGTGGCCGGCCTGGCGGAGAGCTGCCCGAACCTGGTCGGCTACAAGGACGGCGTCGGCGACGTCGAGGCCATCACGAAGATCCACGCGCGGCTCGGCGACCGGCTCACCTACATCGGCGGGCTGCCCACCGCCGAGACGTTCGCGCTGCCCTACCTGGAGCTGGGGGTCACGACCTACTCGTCGGCGATCTTCAACTTCGTGCCCGAGTTCGCGCTCGCCTTCTACGCCGCGGTGCGCGCCGAGCGGCGCGACGAGGTGCGGCGCATGCTGAAGGAGTTCGTGCTCCCCTATGTGGAGATCCGCAACCGGAAGGCCGGGTACGCGGTGAGCATCGTCAAGGCCGGCATGACCGCCACCGGCCACCCGGCCGGGCCGGTCCGCCCGCCGCTGACCGACCTCACGCCGGACGAGCTGGCCGCGCTGACCACGCTGATCGCGCTGGTCGAGCCAATGGGGGCGGTGGCCTGA
- a CDS encoding MFS transporter — protein sequence MSSLPAGGPLDTAVGKVFRRVVPLFVVMLICNQLNRSNIGYAQEHLEADVGIGAAAYGLGAGLFFIAYAIFELPSNMLMERYGPKIWLTRIMVSWGLVSAAMAFVQGPTSFYVLRFLLGAAEAGFFPAIIYFFSRWLPSSHRGRATALFVAGSSIAAALSGPLSGPLLSLHGFLGAAGWQWLFGLEGLLSVVVGLIAYTRLDSRITDAKWLTGPEQHALTAAIEREDEARRSTATGRVSRWRLLVQPQILVFCVIYFAIQLSIYANTFWLPNIVRRIEGTNDITVGLLSSLPWICAVVAMYVTGRASDRLGRSKPLLVGALVVAAAGTYLAAVVSPVLALVFLCVAAMGFKSASPLFWTIPQGSVHPLALASAVAIINSLGNLGGFVAPYGFGLIKEATGEVTWGLYALAAACLAAAVLVLFLRRDRVVAPPVTLRDTVGDKS from the coding sequence ATGTCCTCCCTCCCCGCCGGCGGTCCGCTGGACACCGCGGTCGGCAAGGTCTTCCGCCGCGTGGTCCCGCTGTTCGTCGTGATGCTGATCTGCAACCAGCTCAACCGTTCGAACATCGGCTACGCCCAGGAGCACCTCGAAGCCGACGTCGGCATCGGTGCGGCCGCCTACGGCCTCGGCGCCGGCCTGTTCTTCATCGCCTACGCGATCTTCGAACTGCCCAGCAACATGCTGATGGAACGCTACGGGCCGAAGATCTGGCTGACCCGGATCATGGTCAGCTGGGGCCTGGTGTCCGCCGCGATGGCGTTCGTCCAGGGGCCGACGTCGTTCTACGTGCTGCGTTTCCTGCTCGGCGCCGCCGAAGCCGGGTTCTTCCCCGCGATCATCTACTTCTTCTCACGCTGGCTGCCCTCGTCGCACCGCGGCCGGGCGACCGCGTTGTTCGTGGCGGGCTCGTCGATCGCCGCCGCGTTGTCCGGTCCGCTGTCCGGGCCGCTGCTGTCGCTGCACGGCTTCCTCGGCGCGGCCGGGTGGCAGTGGCTGTTCGGGCTGGAGGGCCTGCTGTCGGTCGTGGTCGGCCTGATCGCCTACACGCGGCTGGACAGCCGGATCACCGACGCGAAGTGGCTGACCGGGCCGGAGCAGCACGCGCTGACCGCGGCCATCGAGCGGGAGGACGAGGCGCGCCGGTCCACCGCCACCGGCCGGGTGTCGCGCTGGCGCCTGCTGGTGCAGCCGCAGATCCTGGTCTTCTGCGTGATCTACTTCGCGATCCAGCTGTCCATCTACGCGAACACGTTCTGGCTGCCGAACATCGTCCGCCGCATCGAGGGCACGAACGACATCACCGTCGGACTGCTGTCGTCGCTGCCGTGGATCTGCGCGGTGGTCGCGATGTACGTGACCGGGCGCGCCTCGGACCGGCTGGGCCGCAGCAAGCCGCTGCTGGTCGGCGCGCTCGTCGTCGCCGCGGCGGGCACCTACCTCGCGGCGGTCGTCTCGCCGGTGCTCGCGCTGGTGTTCCTGTGCGTCGCGGCGATGGGCTTCAAGAGCGCCAGCCCGCTGTTCTGGACAATCCCGCAGGGCAGCGTGCACCCGCTGGCACTGGCGTCCGCGGTGGCGATCATCAACTCGCTCGGCAACCTCGGCGGGTTCGTCGCGCCCTACGGCTTCGGCCTGATCAAGGAGGCGACCGGCGAGGTGACCTGGGGCCTGTACGCCCTGGCCGCCGCGTGCCTGGCCGCCGCCGTCCTCGTGCTGTTCCTGCGCCGCGACCGGGTCGTGGCGCCCCCGGTAACCCTCCGAGACACCGTTGGAGACAAGTCATGA
- the gudD gene encoding glucarate dehydratase: MTVPVVTAMRVVPVAGQDSMLLNLSGAHAPFFTRNLVVLTDSAGRTGIGEVPGGERIRSTLEDCVPLVVGRPVSGHHAVLGEVRRRFADRDAGGRGAQTFDLRVTIHAVTALEAALLDLLGQHLEVPVADLLGEGRQRDRVPVLGYLFYVGDRTRTDLPYRGGSGDGWFRVRDEEALTPEAVVRLAEAAQARYGFRDFKLKGGVLPAEEEAEAVRALAARFPEARITLDPNGGWLLADAIRVGRSLQDVLSYAEDPCGAEGGYSGRETMAEFRRATGLRTATNMIATDWRQLGHAVRTDAVDIPLADPHFWTMAGSVRVAQLCDAWGLTWGSHSNNHFDVSLAMFTHVAAAAPGDITAIDTHWIWQDGQRLTRDPLRIKDGEIEVPQRPGLGVELDWDQVEQAHELYRRHGLGTRDDAVAMQYLVEGWTFDPKRPCLDR, translated from the coding sequence ATGACCGTTCCCGTGGTGACCGCGATGCGGGTGGTGCCCGTCGCGGGCCAGGACAGCATGCTGCTCAACCTCAGCGGCGCGCACGCGCCGTTCTTCACCCGGAACCTGGTGGTGCTCACCGATTCCGCGGGCCGCACCGGGATCGGCGAGGTGCCCGGCGGCGAGCGCATCCGGTCCACTTTGGAGGATTGCGTGCCGCTGGTCGTCGGCAGGCCGGTGAGCGGGCACCACGCGGTGCTGGGCGAGGTCCGGCGCCGGTTCGCCGACCGGGACGCCGGCGGCCGCGGCGCGCAGACGTTCGACCTGCGCGTGACGATCCACGCGGTGACGGCGCTGGAGGCCGCGCTGCTGGACCTGCTCGGGCAGCACCTGGAGGTGCCGGTGGCGGACCTGCTGGGCGAGGGGCGGCAGCGGGACCGGGTGCCGGTGCTGGGTTACCTGTTCTACGTGGGCGACCGGACGCGCACCGACCTGCCGTACCGCGGTGGTTCGGGTGACGGGTGGTTCCGGGTGCGGGACGAGGAGGCGCTGACGCCGGAGGCCGTGGTGCGGCTGGCGGAGGCGGCGCAGGCGCGGTACGGGTTCCGGGACTTCAAGCTCAAGGGCGGGGTGCTGCCCGCCGAGGAGGAGGCCGAGGCGGTGCGGGCGCTGGCGGCGCGGTTCCCGGAGGCGCGGATCACGCTGGACCCGAACGGCGGGTGGCTGCTGGCGGACGCGATCCGGGTCGGCCGGTCGCTGCAGGACGTGCTGTCCTACGCCGAGGACCCGTGCGGCGCGGAGGGCGGCTACTCGGGCCGGGAGACGATGGCGGAGTTCCGGCGCGCGACCGGCCTGCGCACCGCGACGAACATGATCGCCACGGACTGGCGGCAGCTGGGGCACGCGGTGCGGACGGACGCGGTGGACATCCCGCTGGCGGACCCGCACTTCTGGACGATGGCGGGCTCGGTGCGGGTGGCCCAGCTGTGCGACGCGTGGGGCCTGACGTGGGGCTCGCACTCGAACAACCACTTCGACGTGTCCCTGGCGATGTTCACCCACGTGGCGGCGGCCGCGCCGGGCGACATCACGGCGATCGACACGCACTGGATCTGGCAGGACGGGCAGCGCCTGACGAGGGACCCGCTGCGCATCAAGGACGGCGAGATCGAGGTGCCGCAGCGGCCGGGGCTCGGGGTGGAGCTGGACTGGGACCAGGTGGAGCAGGCGCACGAGCTGTACCGCCGCCACGGCCTGGGCACCCGCGACGACGCCGTGGCGATGCAGTACCTGGTGGAGGGCTGGACCTTCGACCCGAAGCGGCCCTGTCTGGACCGCTGA
- a CDS encoding aldehyde dehydrogenase (NADP(+)) produces MLTGEMFIGAARVTGSGKEVFSRDPRTGEELTPGYRYGGTAEVSRAAALAEEAFDVYRATDSATRAAFLERIADEITALAEPIVERAVLETGLPQARLTGEVARTTGQLRLFAATLREGSWHGARIDPAQPDRAPLPRADIRQRRVPLGPVAVFGASNFPLAFSVAGGDTASALAAGCPVVVKAHDAHLGTSELVASAVRAAVVACGLPEGVFSLLVGDGPELGTMLVADPRIQAVGFTGSRGAGLALVSAAASRPQPIPVYAEMSSVNPVVLLPGALAARGAELGTAFVGSLTLGAGQFCTNPGLVLAVEGPGLDEFVSAAAEAVRGDAGGTMLTLGIAGAYAGARDRLAGRPGVVELARGEAGSSAACGGAALLTVDGSRFTTELQEEVFGATSLVVRCADQAELLGVVRALAGQLTATVHAVESDEPLAAALLPVLERKAGRILFNGWPTGVEVGHAMVHGGPFPATSDSRTTSVGSLAIERFLRPVAYQDVPAALLPPVLWDGNPEGVWRRIDGELSRD; encoded by the coding sequence ATGCTGACCGGCGAGATGTTCATCGGCGCGGCACGGGTGACCGGCTCCGGCAAGGAGGTGTTCTCCCGCGACCCGCGCACCGGCGAGGAGCTGACGCCCGGTTACCGCTACGGCGGCACGGCGGAGGTCTCGCGGGCAGCGGCACTGGCCGAGGAGGCGTTCGACGTCTACCGCGCCACGGACTCGGCGACGCGGGCGGCGTTCCTGGAACGGATCGCGGACGAGATCACCGCGCTGGCCGAGCCGATCGTGGAGCGGGCGGTGCTGGAGACGGGTCTGCCGCAGGCGCGGCTGACCGGCGAGGTCGCCCGCACCACCGGCCAGCTGCGGCTGTTCGCCGCGACGCTGCGCGAGGGCAGCTGGCACGGCGCGCGCATCGACCCGGCCCAGCCGGACCGCGCTCCCCTGCCGCGCGCGGACATCCGGCAGCGGCGGGTGCCGCTCGGGCCGGTCGCGGTGTTCGGCGCGAGCAACTTCCCGCTGGCGTTCTCCGTCGCCGGTGGCGACACGGCCTCCGCGCTCGCCGCGGGCTGCCCGGTGGTGGTCAAGGCGCACGACGCGCACCTGGGCACGTCCGAGCTGGTCGCGTCCGCGGTGCGGGCGGCGGTGGTGGCGTGCGGGCTGCCGGAGGGCGTGTTCTCGCTGCTCGTCGGCGACGGGCCGGAGTTGGGCACGATGCTGGTGGCCGATCCGCGGATCCAGGCGGTCGGGTTCACCGGCTCGCGGGGCGCGGGGCTGGCGCTGGTTTCCGCGGCGGCTTCCCGGCCGCAGCCGATCCCGGTGTACGCCGAGATGAGCAGCGTGAACCCGGTGGTGCTGCTGCCGGGTGCGCTGGCCGCGCGGGGCGCGGAGCTGGGCACGGCGTTCGTCGGGTCGCTGACGCTGGGCGCGGGCCAGTTCTGCACCAATCCCGGTCTGGTGCTGGCGGTCGAGGGGCCCGGGCTGGACGAGTTCGTGTCCGCGGCGGCCGAGGCCGTGCGCGGCGACGCGGGCGGGACGATGCTGACGCTCGGCATCGCCGGTGCCTACGCCGGCGCCCGGGACCGGCTGGCCGGGCGGCCGGGTGTCGTCGAGCTGGCGCGCGGCGAGGCGGGTTCGTCGGCCGCCTGTGGTGGCGCGGCGCTGCTGACCGTCGACGGGTCGCGGTTCACCACCGAGCTGCAGGAGGAGGTGTTCGGCGCGACCTCGCTGGTGGTGCGGTGCGCCGACCAGGCCGAGCTGCTCGGCGTGGTGCGGGCACTGGCGGGGCAGCTGACCGCGACCGTGCACGCGGTGGAGTCCGACGAGCCGCTGGCCGCCGCTCTGCTGCCGGTGCTGGAGCGCAAGGCCGGACGGATCCTGTTCAACGGCTGGCCCACCGGTGTCGAGGTCGGGCACGCGATGGTGCACGGCGGGCCGTTCCCGGCGACCTCCGACTCCCGCACCACCTCGGTCGGTTCGCTCGCGATCGAGCGGTTCCTGCGCCCGGTGGCCTACCAGGACGTGCCGGCCGCGCTGCTGCCCCCGGTGCTGTGGGACGGCAACCCGGAAGGCGTGTGGCGCAGGATCGACGGCGAGCTCTCGCGCGACTAG
- a CDS encoding RNA polymerase subunit sigma-70, which yields MLDVGTTEDGFAQLAEPFRAELLAHCYRMLGSLDDAEDLVQETYLRAWRSFGAFEGRASVRTWLYRIATNVCLTALRGRGRRVLPSGLAPPSDDPAAPPGEAPGVAWLQPIPVDPAAAAESREGVRLALIASLQVLPPRQRAVLILRDVLAFPAAEVAGMLGLTVAAVKSALQRARASLAEVAAPEELAEPSAPEARALLDQYMAAFEKSDVALLERALRQDAALEVVGSPTWFAGRRTCLPFLESPAVIGEPGEWRMLPTTANDQPAAVTYRLTDGAHRAYGLAVLTVTSTGIAKITVFGEPTLVRRFGFPDVLPPRARSSAH from the coding sequence GTGCTTGACGTGGGAACCACCGAGGACGGCTTCGCCCAGCTCGCGGAGCCGTTCCGCGCCGAATTGCTGGCGCACTGCTACCGGATGCTCGGCTCGCTCGACGACGCCGAGGACCTGGTGCAGGAGACGTACCTGCGCGCGTGGCGGTCGTTCGGCGCGTTCGAGGGGCGGGCGTCGGTGCGCACCTGGCTGTACCGGATCGCGACGAACGTGTGCCTGACAGCGTTGCGGGGCCGCGGGCGGCGGGTGCTGCCGTCCGGGCTGGCGCCGCCGTCGGACGACCCGGCCGCGCCGCCGGGCGAGGCGCCGGGAGTGGCGTGGCTCCAGCCGATCCCGGTGGACCCCGCGGCGGCGGCCGAATCGCGGGAGGGGGTGCGGCTGGCGCTGATCGCGAGCCTGCAGGTGCTGCCACCACGGCAGCGAGCGGTGCTGATCCTGCGGGACGTCCTGGCCTTCCCGGCCGCCGAGGTCGCCGGCATGCTCGGCCTGACGGTCGCGGCGGTGAAGAGCGCGCTGCAACGGGCGCGGGCGAGCCTGGCGGAGGTGGCCGCGCCGGAAGAGCTGGCAGAGCCGTCCGCGCCCGAGGCGCGCGCGTTGCTGGACCAGTACATGGCGGCGTTCGAGAAGTCGGATGTCGCGCTGCTGGAACGCGCGCTGCGCCAGGACGCCGCGCTGGAGGTGGTCGGCTCGCCGACGTGGTTCGCCGGCCGCCGCACCTGCCTGCCGTTCCTCGAGAGCCCCGCGGTGATCGGTGAGCCCGGTGAGTGGCGCATGCTGCCGACGACGGCGAACGACCAGCCGGCCGCGGTGACGTACCGCCTCACCGACGGCGCCCACCGCGCGTACGGCCTCGCGGTCCTCACGGTGACCTCCACGGGCATCGCGAAGATCACCGTCTTCGGCGAGCCGACCCTGGTGCGGCGGTTCGGCTTCCCGGATGTCCTCCCGCCGCGGGCCCGTTCGTCGGCACACTGA
- a CDS encoding IclR family transcriptional regulator, with the protein MGENSQTLQSVSNALRLVLLLRAQADVGVTDAARHLGVGPSTAHRLLTTLQQHGFAEQTHGGRRYRIGPSMTMSSETQAVEHCLEVAYPLMQQLRDESRETVHISVLAGARVKFVAAVESPLLMRVASRVGLSMPAHVSAAGKVLLAELTDDELAELYPDEELTGATDAGLHTRTALRRELARVRAEGFGRNTGESEEGLAALAVPIPRAAGRVLCSLALTGPLFRFNPDPAAGVSPRELELTTMLRHSAAQIAKQLVY; encoded by the coding sequence ATGGGGGAAAATTCACAAACATTGCAGTCCGTCTCGAACGCTTTGCGCCTGGTGCTGCTGCTCCGCGCCCAGGCGGACGTCGGGGTGACGGACGCGGCGCGGCACCTCGGCGTCGGCCCGTCCACGGCGCACCGCCTGCTGACCACCTTGCAGCAACACGGCTTCGCCGAACAGACCCACGGCGGCCGCCGCTACCGCATCGGCCCGTCGATGACCATGTCCAGCGAGACGCAGGCGGTCGAGCACTGCCTGGAGGTCGCGTACCCGCTCATGCAGCAGCTGCGCGACGAATCGCGGGAGACCGTGCACATCTCGGTGCTGGCCGGCGCGCGGGTCAAGTTCGTCGCCGCCGTCGAATCGCCGCTGCTGATGCGCGTCGCGAGCCGGGTCGGCCTGAGCATGCCGGCGCACGTGTCCGCCGCGGGCAAGGTGCTGCTCGCCGAACTCACCGACGACGAGCTGGCCGAGCTGTACCCGGACGAGGAACTGACCGGCGCCACCGACGCCGGCCTGCACACCCGCACCGCACTCCGGCGGGAGCTGGCGCGCGTGCGGGCCGAGGGCTTCGGGCGCAACACCGGCGAGTCCGAGGAGGGCCTGGCCGCGCTCGCGGTGCCGATCCCGCGCGCCGCCGGCCGCGTGCTGTGCAGCCTCGCGCTCACCGGTCCCCTGTTCCGGTTCAACCCCGATCCGGCCGCCGGCGTTTCGCCGCGTGAGCTGGAGCTGACGACGATGCTGCGGCACTCCGCGGCGCAGATCGCGAAGCAGCTCGTCTACTGA
- a CDS encoding VOC family protein, with protein sequence MLDHLGVQVADVEASAALYQRVFGPIGLREAMRFPAGDSVVVGMAGPDGNPDFWLSSAGGAETRELHVAFRAPGRDAVDAVHAAAVEAGVEVLHAPREWPEYHPGYYAVFLRDPDGHNVEAVHHG encoded by the coding sequence ATGCTGGATCATCTCGGAGTTCAGGTGGCCGACGTCGAGGCGTCCGCCGCCCTGTATCAGCGCGTGTTCGGGCCGATCGGGTTGCGGGAGGCGATGCGTTTTCCCGCGGGCGACAGCGTGGTGGTGGGGATGGCCGGGCCGGACGGCAACCCCGACTTCTGGCTGAGTTCCGCGGGCGGCGCGGAAACCCGCGAGCTGCACGTGGCCTTCCGCGCGCCCGGCCGGGACGCGGTGGACGCCGTGCACGCCGCGGCCGTCGAGGCGGGTGTCGAGGTGCTGCACGCGCCCCGCGAGTGGCCCGAGTACCACCCGGGTTACTACGCGGTGTTCCTACGCGACCCCGACGGGCACAACGTGGAGGCGGTGCACCACGGCTGA
- a CDS encoding PPOX class F420-dependent oxidoreductase, producing MTLPETVRRLVGEPHFAIVSTSNPDGRPQSSVVFVKCEDDGTIVFSTLRGRRKTRNLERDPRLSLLVVSRVTGHYAEVRGRVEITADPGKELPVVMYRLYMGGQEPPPEPGAERVVVRIFPEHVNLFPPAEVRQSA from the coding sequence ATGACACTGCCCGAAACCGTCCGCCGCCTCGTCGGCGAACCGCACTTCGCGATCGTCTCGACCAGCAACCCCGACGGCCGTCCCCAGTCGTCGGTCGTCTTCGTCAAGTGCGAGGACGACGGCACGATCGTGTTCAGCACGCTTCGCGGCCGCCGCAAGACCCGCAACCTGGAGCGCGATCCGCGGCTCAGCCTGCTCGTGGTGTCCAGGGTGACCGGACACTACGCGGAGGTGCGCGGCCGCGTGGAGATCACCGCCGATCCGGGGAAGGAGCTGCCGGTGGTCATGTACCGGCTGTACATGGGCGGGCAGGAGCCGCCGCCGGAGCCGGGCGCCGAGCGCGTGGTCGTGCGGATCTTCCCGGAGCACGTGAACCTCTTCCCACCGGCCGAGGTGAGGCAGAGTGCTTGA
- a CDS encoding alpha/beta fold hydrolase gives MHTVTSADGTPIAYERDGSGPLVVFLGGAFNDRTACAPVAEVLRDRYTVVCVDRRGRGDSGDAIPPHQAATYRVEREVEDLNAVLAAEGGPAAVFGFSSGGILALHAAAAGAAITRVVLYEPPFALGGLAGSARDLSGKLAALIGDGRRGDAVATMQIEGIGLPPETVEQIRRSPMWPQLEAVAQSLVYDATLTAAPNLPTAAMRALDLDVLVLSGSETWPGLREAARALPAHLARAKYAEVPGGAGHGIPAEATAKVLDEFLGGK, from the coding sequence ATGCACACGGTGACCTCGGCGGACGGGACGCCCATCGCCTACGAGCGGGACGGCAGCGGGCCGCTCGTCGTGTTCCTCGGCGGCGCCTTCAACGACCGGACGGCGTGCGCGCCCGTCGCGGAGGTGCTGCGCGACCGGTACACCGTCGTGTGCGTCGACCGGCGCGGGCGCGGGGACAGCGGCGACGCCATTCCGCCGCACCAGGCCGCGACCTACCGGGTCGAGCGCGAGGTCGAGGACCTGAATGCCGTGCTCGCGGCCGAGGGCGGGCCGGCCGCGGTGTTCGGCTTCTCCTCGGGTGGCATCCTCGCGCTGCACGCCGCGGCCGCCGGGGCGGCGATCACCCGCGTCGTGCTCTACGAGCCGCCGTTCGCGCTCGGCGGTCTGGCCGGCTCGGCCCGGGATCTCTCGGGGAAGCTCGCCGCGCTGATCGGCGATGGCAGGCGCGGTGACGCGGTCGCGACGATGCAGATCGAGGGCATCGGGCTGCCGCCGGAGACGGTCGAGCAGATCCGGCGCTCCCCGATGTGGCCGCAGCTGGAGGCCGTCGCGCAGAGCCTGGTCTACGACGCCACGCTCACCGCCGCGCCGAACCTGCCCACCGCGGCCATGCGTGCTCTCGACCTGGACGTCCTCGTCCTCAGCGGCAGCGAGACTTGGCCCGGCCTGCGCGAAGCCGCCCGGGCACTGCCGGCGCACCTCGCCCGGGCGAAGTACGCCGAGGTCCCCGGCGGCGCCGGGCACGGAATCCCCGCCGAGGCGACGGCGAAGGTGCTCGACGAGTTCCTCGGCGGAAAATAG